DNA from Bradyrhizobium japonicum USDA 6:
AGGCATTGAAGGGTGTGGATGACGTCGTCATCCTGGCTGGGCTCGTCGGCGATCCGATCACGAGCAAGTACCCTGACGAAAGCCACGCCATCAATCGGAATGGCGTCGCGTCCTTCATCGACGCGATGCAACACCATCCGGTCGATCGGCTCATCTTCGTGTCCACCTGTTCGAACTATGGGCTCGTGGAAGAAGACAAGGCCGTCGACGAGAATTACCCGCTCGCACCACTCTCCCTCTACGCCAAGCACAAGGTGGAGATGGAGCAGAAGATCCTGGGTCTCAAGGGAAAGGCTGGATTCCATCCAACGGTTCTCCGCTTTGCGACGGCCTTTGGTCTTTCCTCGCGAATGCGCTTCGATCTCACGGTGAACGAATTTGTGCGTGAACTGCACCTGGGAAAAGAACTGCTGGTATTCGATCCCAAGACCTGGCGTCCCTACTGCCATGTTCGTGATTTTGCCCGCGCGATCGAGGAAGTGCTCCGCGCGCCCACCAGCAAGGTCGCCTTCGAAGTCTTCAATGTGGGCTGCGAGGAAAACAACTTCACCAAGCTGATGGTCGTTGAGGAGATCATGCGGCACATTCCGCGATCGAAGGTGACCTATCAGGAGCGCGGCGCC
Protein-coding regions in this window:
- a CDS encoding NAD-dependent epimerase/dehydratase family protein; protein product: MVTEKRTVLLVGGAGYVGSVITGHLLRKGWHVRCLDQLIYKNESCAWPYLSVPQYEFMQGDIRDPRFANQALKGVDDVVILAGLVGDPITSKYPDESHAINRNGVASFIDAMQHHPVDRLIFVSTCSNYGLVEEDKAVDENYPLAPLSLYAKHKVEMEQKILGLKGKAGFHPTVLRFATAFGLSSRMRFDLTVNEFVRELHLGKELLVFDPKTWRPYCHVRDFARAIEEVLRAPTSKVAFEVFNVGCEENNFTKLMVVEEIMRHIPRSKVTYQERGADPRNYRVNFDKIRRVLNFTPEISVQQGISEILAALSQGLFDHVEEQRHFFGNYEIFLPTARIPDLKRAG